A genomic segment from Drosophila willistoni isolate 14030-0811.24 chromosome 2L unlocalized genomic scaffold, UCI_dwil_1.1 Seg72.1, whole genome shotgun sequence encodes:
- the LOC6637939 gene encoding guanine nucleotide exchange factor DBS isoform X3 — protein MENSPSNSLEKQIDSFLEHFKRSASKAMEIDGISSSVNGVGQSGSPVRQNATYLLQRTRVLDAAELSADNDVENALAESQAIVVSASQNQQQQQQQQLQRQQPLANNQTQSHHMIDSQISVSSGASIQTAFFQSLTNSPAHQIGLQHTTSTISSNSTNSVNSQGVAYAADALNGQRSINSLLEHISPAQAAAVMSGEGVLNIADVADLLHPQHAIITGGRSQEGCPLIIFPDNNNFNSLDEADYQKLILYLSSVPSLQDADLGFHLIIDRRKDRWTSVKTVLQRISIYFPGIIHVVYVLRPSGLFQKAISEVSTKFSKDEYRFRLVVCSALSDLHDFVDVSQLTPDMGGSLIYSHHEWIQQRISLEKFSSLTHQVSAELDIFIQAIHDTEFPNSVEATRKLLEDQGVDYARLKEEILAAAKHGETLLDNIKSIEELKEFSERTGNVSAIERLLVQLEETERRFDEFWRTHRNRLEQCLLLRMFEQDFRELQNVFDGHLKTIGEMTEIGESVERVATLLKETEEFKITAKVDTERAEEIIQAGQQLIGSRGVYPWEVVQPKCDELQRVCDIIALRVDKRLDILAKNSELMERVEKANQWCANGVELLASQRIEKCSVSADLAEQSLQEIQAFIASASDFKLSSPSEFKKIFLESTTPETKALVSQVLQRIDDVSLMCDKRIASLKKLALKPPRPVQQVTPEPAVPLQPPGGAPHLLRRKLNKTDGIHELRPRSIDGVADSGVSMNGDAGSSPDSGDHMQTQQDAEARRLKRGHVLTELLETERIYVNEMSSILKGYCDQMQSEELMHMVPASLQGKEDVLFGNLHELYTFHNDVFLKDLENCISTTELVALCFVQRRDTFYRLYSFYCQNIPRSERLRETLVDTHLFLQECQKRLGHKLPLAAYLLKPVQRITKYQLLLKDLLRFSDSGSCTKELQKALDCMLIVLKCVNDSMHQVAITGFPTDLAQQGELLLQDSFQVWTESKKDIRLRIKPQQRHIFLYQKSMLFCKQTSKPGHNKSTYQFKHHVKMSQIGLTESVRGDTKRFEVWLQGRQEVHTLQAATVDMKNKWVAEIKRVLLNQLEELKGEKIKQYGLNNRGLSLRQTTSWDTPNIILGTPSRTISCDASSESSNRNSNCSSEDNVVAGAACSNFVSGPTDKDQQEVCGWSSDYSNSEDEISLIEDNSTPRFRNLLAQWVSNNNADGGASSADSFVRNSKSNSKFYVSVDH, from the exons ATGGAAAACTCGCCATCCAACTCtttagaaaaacaaattgatagCTTTTTAGAGCATTTCAAACGCAGTGCTTCCAAGGCCATGGAAATTGATGGAATTTCTTCTTCTGTCAACGGCGTTGGTCAATCAGGGAGTCCAGTTCGCCAAAATGCGACATACCTCCTTCAAAGAACGCGAGTTTTGGATGCGGCAGAACTGTCAG CAGACAATGATGTCGAGAATGCGCTGGCCGAGTCACAAGCCATTGTGGTAAGCGCTTCTCaaaaccagcaacaacaacaacaacagcagctgcaacGTCAACAGCCATTGGCAAACAATCAGACTCAGAGTCATCATATGATCGACTCGCAGATTTCCGTCAGCAGCGGTGCATCAATACAGACAGCATTCTTCCAATCTCTTACCAATTCGCCGGCGCATCAAATTGGCCTACAACATACAACGTCAACGATCAGCAGCAACTCAACCAATTCGGTTAACTCGCAGGGAGTCGCCTATGCCGCCGATGCATTGAACGGACAGCGATCCATCAACTCGCTGCTGGAGCACATCAGTCCCGCTCAAGCTGCTGCCGTAATGAGCGGCGAGGGTGTTCTTAATATAGCCGATGTGGCCGATTTATTGCATCCACAGCACGCCATCATCACTGGTGGACGGTCACAAGAAGGCTGCCCGCTTATCATATTTCCggataataataattttaattcacTAGACGAAGCAGAttaccaaaaattaattttgtacCTCAGTTCGGTGCCGTC CCTACAAGATGCCGACCTTGGATTTCATTTAATAATTGACAGACGCAAGGACCGATGGACCTCGGTGAAGACAGTTTTACAACGAATATCG ATATATTTTCCCGGCATTATACATGTAGTGTATGTGTTACGTCCATCTGGTCTCTTCCAGAAAGCTATATCCGAAGTTAGTACTAAGTTTTCCAAAGATGAATATCGCTTCCGACTCGTAGTTTGTTCCGCCTTATCTGATCTTCATGATTTTGTCGATGTCAGCCAATTAACGCCAGATATGGGAGGATCTTTAATCTATTCGCATCATGAGTGGATACAACAGAGAATC TCACTTGAAAAGTTCTCCAGTCTAACGCATCAAGTATCAGCTGAATTGGATATATTTATACAAGCAATACACGATACGGAATTCCCAAATTCCGTTGAAGCCACAAGAAAGCTATTGGAGGATCAAGGCGTCGATTATGCGCGCCTGAAG GAGGAAATCCTGGCTGCAGCCAAACATGGTGAAACCCTTTTGGACAACATCAAATCAATTGAAGAACTGAAAGAGTTCTCCGAGCGGACTGGTAATGTCAGTGCCATTGAGAG ACTGCTCGTACAACTGGAGGAGACCGAACGTCGATTCGATGAGTTTTGGCGCACACATCGCAACCGCTTGGAGCAGTGTTTACTGCTGCGAATGTTCGAACAGGATTTCCGCGAGCTACAG AATGTCTTCGATGGGCACTTGAAGACGATTGGCGAAATGACTGAAATCGGGGAGAGTGTGGAACGAGTTGCGACCCTACTTAAAGAAACCGAAGAGTTTAAAATTACGGCCAAAGTGGACACAGAACGAGCTGAAGAAATAATTCAGGCAGGACAACAATTAATCGGCTCTCGAGGTGTTTACCCCTGGGAGGTTGTTCAACCCAAATGTGACGAACTGCAGCGAGTTTGCGATATAATCGCATTGCGAGTTGATAAAAGACTGGATATTCTGGCCAAAAATAGTGAACTTATGGAGAGAGTTGAAAAg GCTAATCAATGGTGTGCAAACGGAGTCGAGTTACTGGCATCGCAGCGCATCGAAAAGTGCTCAGTGTCGGCAGATTTGGCGGAGCAGAGTCTACAGGAGATACAGGCGTTTATTGCCTCTGCTTCCGACTTTAAATTGTCTAGTCCGAGTGAATTTAAGAAGATTTTCCTTGAAAGCACAACACCTGAGACTAAAGCTCTTGTTTCACAG GTACTCCAACGCATTGACGATGTCTCCCTGATGTGTGACAAACGCAttgcaagtttaaaaaaactggCATTGAAACCGCCTCGTCCTGTTCAAcag GTTACACCTGAGCCAGCTGTACCCCTGCAACCACCTGGCGGGGCACCGCATCTATTGCGACGCAAACTCAATAAG ACTGATGGCATACACGAATTGCGGCCTAGAAGTATAGACGGAGTCGCTGATTCGGGGGTTTCGATGAACGGAGATGCTGGCTCAAGTCCAGATAGCGGCGATCATATGCAAACGCAACAG GACGCTGAAGCGAGACGGCTGAAacgtggtcatgttttgacaGAGCTTTTGGAGACAGAACGCATCTATGTGAACGAAATGAGTTCAATTCTAAAG gGCTACTGCGATCAAATGCAATCAGAGGAACTCATGCACATGGTACCAGCTAGTTTGCAGGGAAAAGAAGATGTGCTTTTTGGCAATTTACATGAGCTCTACACCTTTCACAACGATGTCTTTCTCAAGGATCTGGAAAACTGTATATCGACAACCGAACTGGTGGCACTTTGTTTTGTGCAACGT CGCGATACCTTCTATAGGTTATATTCGTTTTACTGTCAGAATATTCCGAGATCGGAACGCTTGCGGGAAACTCTAGTGGACACGCATCTTTTCCTTCAAGAGTGTCAGAAACGTTTAGGCCATAAACTTCCTTTGGCTGCATATCTGCTCAAGCCAGTGCAGCGAATAACCAAGTATCAATTGTTGCTCAAGGATCTACTGCGCTTCAGTGATAGTGGCAGTTGCACCAAAGAGCTACAAAAGGCCCTCGATTGTATGTTAATTGTGCTCAAGTGTGTAAATGATTCCATGCATCAAGTGGCCATAACTGGCTTTCCA ACCGATTTGGCACAGCAGGGAGAACTTTTGCTGCAAGACTCATTTCAGGTGTGGACAGAGTCGAAAAAGGATATACGCCTGAGAATTAAGCCACAGCAACGTCACATATTTCTGTATCAGAAGTCCATGTTGTTCTGCAAACAAACCTCCAAGCCGGGTCACAACAAAAGCACCTATCAATTCAAGCACCATGTTAAG ATGTCCCAAATCGGCTTAACCGAATCTGTGCGCGGCGACACCAAACGATTTGAAGTCTGGCTGCAAGGCCGTCAGGAAGTGCACACTCTACAAGCTGCCACGGTGGACATGAAAAACAAATGGGTAGCTGAGATTAAGCGTGTCTTGCTCAACCAATTGGAGGAGTTAAAGGGCGAGAAAATAAAGCAATATGGCCTGAATAATCGGGGACTAAGCCTACGACAGACAACATCATGGGACACACCCAACATTATTCTAGGCACACCAAGTCGAACGATTAGCTGTGATGCTTCATCCGAGTCCTCCAATCGCAATTCAAATTGCAGCAGCGAAGATAATGTGGTCGCAGGAGCTGCCTGTTCCAATTTTGTTAGTGGCCCAACTGACAAGGATCAGCAAGAAGTGTGTGGCTGGAGCTCAGACTATTCGAATAGCGAAGATGAGATATCATTGATTGAGGACAATAGCACCCCG CGTTTCCGGAATTTACTTGCACAGTGGGTGTCGAACAATAATGCTGATGGTGGTGCTTCATCCGCGGACTCCTTTGTGCGCAACAGCAAATCGAATTCCAAATTTTATGTATCCGTCGATCACTGA
- the LOC6637939 gene encoding guanine nucleotide exchange factor DBS isoform X12: MQLHNDVENALAESQAIVVSASQNQQQQQQQQLQRQQPLANNQTQSHHMIDSQISVSSGASIQTAFFQSLTNSPAHQIGLQHTTSTISSNSTNSVNSQGVAYAADALNGQRSINSLLEHISPAQAAAVMSGEGVLNIADVADLLHPQHAIITGGRSQEGCPLIIFPDNNNFNSLDEADYQKLILYLSSVPSLQDADLGFHLIIDRRKDRWTSVKTVLQRISIYFPGIIHVVYVLRPSGLFQKAISEVSTKFSKDEYRFRLVVCSALSDLHDFVDVSQLTPDMGGSLIYSHHEWIQQRISLEKFSSLTHQVSAELDIFIQAIHDTEFPNSVEATRKLLEDQGVDYARLKEEILAAAKHGETLLDNIKSIEELKEFSERTGNVSAIERLLVQLEETERRFDEFWRTHRNRLEQCLLLRMFEQDFRELQNVFDGHLKTIGEMTEIGESVERVATLLKETEEFKITAKVDTERAEEIIQAGQQLIGSRGVYPWEVVQPKCDELQRVCDIIALRVDKRLDILAKNSELMERVEKANQWCANGVELLASQRIEKCSVSADLAEQSLQEIQAFIASASDFKLSSPSEFKKIFLESTTPETKALVSQVLQRIDDVSLMCDKRIASLKKLALKPPRPVQQVTPEPAVPLQPPGGAPHLLRRKLNKTDGIHELRPRSIDGVADSGVSMNGDAGSSPDSGDHMQTQQDAEARRLKRGHVLTELLETERIYVNEMSSILKGYCDQMQSEELMHMVPASLQGKEDVLFGNLHELYTFHNDVFLKDLENCISTTELVALCFVQRRDTFYRLYSFYCQNIPRSERLRETLVDTHLFLQECQKRLGHKLPLAAYLLKPVQRITKYQLLLKDLLRFSDSGSCTKELQKALDCMLIVLKCVNDSMHQVAITGFPTDLAQQGELLLQDSFQVWTESKKDIRLRIKPQQRHIFLYQKSMLFCKQTSKPGHNKSTYQFKHHVKMSQIGLTESVRGDTKRFEVWLQGRQEVHTLQAATVDMKNKWVAEIKRVLLNQLEELKGEKIKQYGLNNRGLSLRQTTSWDTPNIILGTPSRTISCDASSESSNRNSNCSSEDNVVAGAACSNFVSGPTDKDQQEVCGWSSDYSNSEDEISLIEDNSTPGSKFIALADYTAMGHSEVSMREGETIELLKVGCAGWWYVRVLDTKAEGWTPGVYLESINRKSSRSSSCNQERINLK; encoded by the exons ATGCAATTAC ACAATGATGTCGAGAATGCGCTGGCCGAGTCACAAGCCATTGTGGTAAGCGCTTCTCaaaaccagcaacaacaacaacaacagcagctgcaacGTCAACAGCCATTGGCAAACAATCAGACTCAGAGTCATCATATGATCGACTCGCAGATTTCCGTCAGCAGCGGTGCATCAATACAGACAGCATTCTTCCAATCTCTTACCAATTCGCCGGCGCATCAAATTGGCCTACAACATACAACGTCAACGATCAGCAGCAACTCAACCAATTCGGTTAACTCGCAGGGAGTCGCCTATGCCGCCGATGCATTGAACGGACAGCGATCCATCAACTCGCTGCTGGAGCACATCAGTCCCGCTCAAGCTGCTGCCGTAATGAGCGGCGAGGGTGTTCTTAATATAGCCGATGTGGCCGATTTATTGCATCCACAGCACGCCATCATCACTGGTGGACGGTCACAAGAAGGCTGCCCGCTTATCATATTTCCggataataataattttaattcacTAGACGAAGCAGAttaccaaaaattaattttgtacCTCAGTTCGGTGCCGTC CCTACAAGATGCCGACCTTGGATTTCATTTAATAATTGACAGACGCAAGGACCGATGGACCTCGGTGAAGACAGTTTTACAACGAATATCG ATATATTTTCCCGGCATTATACATGTAGTGTATGTGTTACGTCCATCTGGTCTCTTCCAGAAAGCTATATCCGAAGTTAGTACTAAGTTTTCCAAAGATGAATATCGCTTCCGACTCGTAGTTTGTTCCGCCTTATCTGATCTTCATGATTTTGTCGATGTCAGCCAATTAACGCCAGATATGGGAGGATCTTTAATCTATTCGCATCATGAGTGGATACAACAGAGAATC TCACTTGAAAAGTTCTCCAGTCTAACGCATCAAGTATCAGCTGAATTGGATATATTTATACAAGCAATACACGATACGGAATTCCCAAATTCCGTTGAAGCCACAAGAAAGCTATTGGAGGATCAAGGCGTCGATTATGCGCGCCTGAAG GAGGAAATCCTGGCTGCAGCCAAACATGGTGAAACCCTTTTGGACAACATCAAATCAATTGAAGAACTGAAAGAGTTCTCCGAGCGGACTGGTAATGTCAGTGCCATTGAGAG ACTGCTCGTACAACTGGAGGAGACCGAACGTCGATTCGATGAGTTTTGGCGCACACATCGCAACCGCTTGGAGCAGTGTTTACTGCTGCGAATGTTCGAACAGGATTTCCGCGAGCTACAG AATGTCTTCGATGGGCACTTGAAGACGATTGGCGAAATGACTGAAATCGGGGAGAGTGTGGAACGAGTTGCGACCCTACTTAAAGAAACCGAAGAGTTTAAAATTACGGCCAAAGTGGACACAGAACGAGCTGAAGAAATAATTCAGGCAGGACAACAATTAATCGGCTCTCGAGGTGTTTACCCCTGGGAGGTTGTTCAACCCAAATGTGACGAACTGCAGCGAGTTTGCGATATAATCGCATTGCGAGTTGATAAAAGACTGGATATTCTGGCCAAAAATAGTGAACTTATGGAGAGAGTTGAAAAg GCTAATCAATGGTGTGCAAACGGAGTCGAGTTACTGGCATCGCAGCGCATCGAAAAGTGCTCAGTGTCGGCAGATTTGGCGGAGCAGAGTCTACAGGAGATACAGGCGTTTATTGCCTCTGCTTCCGACTTTAAATTGTCTAGTCCGAGTGAATTTAAGAAGATTTTCCTTGAAAGCACAACACCTGAGACTAAAGCTCTTGTTTCACAG GTACTCCAACGCATTGACGATGTCTCCCTGATGTGTGACAAACGCAttgcaagtttaaaaaaactggCATTGAAACCGCCTCGTCCTGTTCAAcag GTTACACCTGAGCCAGCTGTACCCCTGCAACCACCTGGCGGGGCACCGCATCTATTGCGACGCAAACTCAATAAG ACTGATGGCATACACGAATTGCGGCCTAGAAGTATAGACGGAGTCGCTGATTCGGGGGTTTCGATGAACGGAGATGCTGGCTCAAGTCCAGATAGCGGCGATCATATGCAAACGCAACAG GACGCTGAAGCGAGACGGCTGAAacgtggtcatgttttgacaGAGCTTTTGGAGACAGAACGCATCTATGTGAACGAAATGAGTTCAATTCTAAAG gGCTACTGCGATCAAATGCAATCAGAGGAACTCATGCACATGGTACCAGCTAGTTTGCAGGGAAAAGAAGATGTGCTTTTTGGCAATTTACATGAGCTCTACACCTTTCACAACGATGTCTTTCTCAAGGATCTGGAAAACTGTATATCGACAACCGAACTGGTGGCACTTTGTTTTGTGCAACGT CGCGATACCTTCTATAGGTTATATTCGTTTTACTGTCAGAATATTCCGAGATCGGAACGCTTGCGGGAAACTCTAGTGGACACGCATCTTTTCCTTCAAGAGTGTCAGAAACGTTTAGGCCATAAACTTCCTTTGGCTGCATATCTGCTCAAGCCAGTGCAGCGAATAACCAAGTATCAATTGTTGCTCAAGGATCTACTGCGCTTCAGTGATAGTGGCAGTTGCACCAAAGAGCTACAAAAGGCCCTCGATTGTATGTTAATTGTGCTCAAGTGTGTAAATGATTCCATGCATCAAGTGGCCATAACTGGCTTTCCA ACCGATTTGGCACAGCAGGGAGAACTTTTGCTGCAAGACTCATTTCAGGTGTGGACAGAGTCGAAAAAGGATATACGCCTGAGAATTAAGCCACAGCAACGTCACATATTTCTGTATCAGAAGTCCATGTTGTTCTGCAAACAAACCTCCAAGCCGGGTCACAACAAAAGCACCTATCAATTCAAGCACCATGTTAAG ATGTCCCAAATCGGCTTAACCGAATCTGTGCGCGGCGACACCAAACGATTTGAAGTCTGGCTGCAAGGCCGTCAGGAAGTGCACACTCTACAAGCTGCCACGGTGGACATGAAAAACAAATGGGTAGCTGAGATTAAGCGTGTCTTGCTCAACCAATTGGAGGAGTTAAAGGGCGAGAAAATAAAGCAATATGGCCTGAATAATCGGGGACTAAGCCTACGACAGACAACATCATGGGACACACCCAACATTATTCTAGGCACACCAAGTCGAACGATTAGCTGTGATGCTTCATCCGAGTCCTCCAATCGCAATTCAAATTGCAGCAGCGAAGATAATGTGGTCGCAGGAGCTGCCTGTTCCAATTTTGTTAGTGGCCCAACTGACAAGGATCAGCAAGAAGTGTGTGGCTGGAGCTCAGACTATTCGAATAGCGAAGATGAGATATCATTGATTGAGGACAATAGCACCCCG
- the LOC6637939 gene encoding guanine nucleotide exchange factor DBS isoform X11, with amino-acid sequence MQLPDNDVENALAESQAIVVSASQNQQQQQQQQLQRQQPLANNQTQSHHMIDSQISVSSGASIQTAFFQSLTNSPAHQIGLQHTTSTISSNSTNSVNSQGVAYAADALNGQRSINSLLEHISPAQAAAVMSGEGVLNIADVADLLHPQHAIITGGRSQEGCPLIIFPDNNNFNSLDEADYQKLILYLSSVPSLQDADLGFHLIIDRRKDRWTSVKTVLQRISIYFPGIIHVVYVLRPSGLFQKAISEVSTKFSKDEYRFRLVVCSALSDLHDFVDVSQLTPDMGGSLIYSHHEWIQQRISLEKFSSLTHQVSAELDIFIQAIHDTEFPNSVEATRKLLEDQGVDYARLKEEILAAAKHGETLLDNIKSIEELKEFSERTGNVSAIERLLVQLEETERRFDEFWRTHRNRLEQCLLLRMFEQDFRELQNVFDGHLKTIGEMTEIGESVERVATLLKETEEFKITAKVDTERAEEIIQAGQQLIGSRGVYPWEVVQPKCDELQRVCDIIALRVDKRLDILAKNSELMERVEKANQWCANGVELLASQRIEKCSVSADLAEQSLQEIQAFIASASDFKLSSPSEFKKIFLESTTPETKALVSQVLQRIDDVSLMCDKRIASLKKLALKPPRPVQQVTPEPAVPLQPPGGAPHLLRRKLNKTDGIHELRPRSIDGVADSGVSMNGDAGSSPDSGDHMQTQQDAEARRLKRGHVLTELLETERIYVNEMSSILKGYCDQMQSEELMHMVPASLQGKEDVLFGNLHELYTFHNDVFLKDLENCISTTELVALCFVQRRDTFYRLYSFYCQNIPRSERLRETLVDTHLFLQECQKRLGHKLPLAAYLLKPVQRITKYQLLLKDLLRFSDSGSCTKELQKALDCMLIVLKCVNDSMHQVAITGFPTDLAQQGELLLQDSFQVWTESKKDIRLRIKPQQRHIFLYQKSMLFCKQTSKPGHNKSTYQFKHHVKMSQIGLTESVRGDTKRFEVWLQGRQEVHTLQAATVDMKNKWVAEIKRVLLNQLEELKGEKIKQYGLNNRGLSLRQTTSWDTPNIILGTPSRTISCDASSESSNRNSNCSSEDNVVAGAACSNFVSGPTDKDQQEVCGWSSDYSNSEDEISLIEDNSTPGSKFIALADYTAMGHSEVSMREGETIELLKVGCAGWWYVRVLDTKAEGWTPGVYLESINRKSSRSSSCNQERINLK; translated from the exons ATGCAATTAC CAGACAATGATGTCGAGAATGCGCTGGCCGAGTCACAAGCCATTGTGGTAAGCGCTTCTCaaaaccagcaacaacaacaacaacagcagctgcaacGTCAACAGCCATTGGCAAACAATCAGACTCAGAGTCATCATATGATCGACTCGCAGATTTCCGTCAGCAGCGGTGCATCAATACAGACAGCATTCTTCCAATCTCTTACCAATTCGCCGGCGCATCAAATTGGCCTACAACATACAACGTCAACGATCAGCAGCAACTCAACCAATTCGGTTAACTCGCAGGGAGTCGCCTATGCCGCCGATGCATTGAACGGACAGCGATCCATCAACTCGCTGCTGGAGCACATCAGTCCCGCTCAAGCTGCTGCCGTAATGAGCGGCGAGGGTGTTCTTAATATAGCCGATGTGGCCGATTTATTGCATCCACAGCACGCCATCATCACTGGTGGACGGTCACAAGAAGGCTGCCCGCTTATCATATTTCCggataataataattttaattcacTAGACGAAGCAGAttaccaaaaattaattttgtacCTCAGTTCGGTGCCGTC CCTACAAGATGCCGACCTTGGATTTCATTTAATAATTGACAGACGCAAGGACCGATGGACCTCGGTGAAGACAGTTTTACAACGAATATCG ATATATTTTCCCGGCATTATACATGTAGTGTATGTGTTACGTCCATCTGGTCTCTTCCAGAAAGCTATATCCGAAGTTAGTACTAAGTTTTCCAAAGATGAATATCGCTTCCGACTCGTAGTTTGTTCCGCCTTATCTGATCTTCATGATTTTGTCGATGTCAGCCAATTAACGCCAGATATGGGAGGATCTTTAATCTATTCGCATCATGAGTGGATACAACAGAGAATC TCACTTGAAAAGTTCTCCAGTCTAACGCATCAAGTATCAGCTGAATTGGATATATTTATACAAGCAATACACGATACGGAATTCCCAAATTCCGTTGAAGCCACAAGAAAGCTATTGGAGGATCAAGGCGTCGATTATGCGCGCCTGAAG GAGGAAATCCTGGCTGCAGCCAAACATGGTGAAACCCTTTTGGACAACATCAAATCAATTGAAGAACTGAAAGAGTTCTCCGAGCGGACTGGTAATGTCAGTGCCATTGAGAG ACTGCTCGTACAACTGGAGGAGACCGAACGTCGATTCGATGAGTTTTGGCGCACACATCGCAACCGCTTGGAGCAGTGTTTACTGCTGCGAATGTTCGAACAGGATTTCCGCGAGCTACAG AATGTCTTCGATGGGCACTTGAAGACGATTGGCGAAATGACTGAAATCGGGGAGAGTGTGGAACGAGTTGCGACCCTACTTAAAGAAACCGAAGAGTTTAAAATTACGGCCAAAGTGGACACAGAACGAGCTGAAGAAATAATTCAGGCAGGACAACAATTAATCGGCTCTCGAGGTGTTTACCCCTGGGAGGTTGTTCAACCCAAATGTGACGAACTGCAGCGAGTTTGCGATATAATCGCATTGCGAGTTGATAAAAGACTGGATATTCTGGCCAAAAATAGTGAACTTATGGAGAGAGTTGAAAAg GCTAATCAATGGTGTGCAAACGGAGTCGAGTTACTGGCATCGCAGCGCATCGAAAAGTGCTCAGTGTCGGCAGATTTGGCGGAGCAGAGTCTACAGGAGATACAGGCGTTTATTGCCTCTGCTTCCGACTTTAAATTGTCTAGTCCGAGTGAATTTAAGAAGATTTTCCTTGAAAGCACAACACCTGAGACTAAAGCTCTTGTTTCACAG GTACTCCAACGCATTGACGATGTCTCCCTGATGTGTGACAAACGCAttgcaagtttaaaaaaactggCATTGAAACCGCCTCGTCCTGTTCAAcag GTTACACCTGAGCCAGCTGTACCCCTGCAACCACCTGGCGGGGCACCGCATCTATTGCGACGCAAACTCAATAAG ACTGATGGCATACACGAATTGCGGCCTAGAAGTATAGACGGAGTCGCTGATTCGGGGGTTTCGATGAACGGAGATGCTGGCTCAAGTCCAGATAGCGGCGATCATATGCAAACGCAACAG GACGCTGAAGCGAGACGGCTGAAacgtggtcatgttttgacaGAGCTTTTGGAGACAGAACGCATCTATGTGAACGAAATGAGTTCAATTCTAAAG gGCTACTGCGATCAAATGCAATCAGAGGAACTCATGCACATGGTACCAGCTAGTTTGCAGGGAAAAGAAGATGTGCTTTTTGGCAATTTACATGAGCTCTACACCTTTCACAACGATGTCTTTCTCAAGGATCTGGAAAACTGTATATCGACAACCGAACTGGTGGCACTTTGTTTTGTGCAACGT CGCGATACCTTCTATAGGTTATATTCGTTTTACTGTCAGAATATTCCGAGATCGGAACGCTTGCGGGAAACTCTAGTGGACACGCATCTTTTCCTTCAAGAGTGTCAGAAACGTTTAGGCCATAAACTTCCTTTGGCTGCATATCTGCTCAAGCCAGTGCAGCGAATAACCAAGTATCAATTGTTGCTCAAGGATCTACTGCGCTTCAGTGATAGTGGCAGTTGCACCAAAGAGCTACAAAAGGCCCTCGATTGTATGTTAATTGTGCTCAAGTGTGTAAATGATTCCATGCATCAAGTGGCCATAACTGGCTTTCCA ACCGATTTGGCACAGCAGGGAGAACTTTTGCTGCAAGACTCATTTCAGGTGTGGACAGAGTCGAAAAAGGATATACGCCTGAGAATTAAGCCACAGCAACGTCACATATTTCTGTATCAGAAGTCCATGTTGTTCTGCAAACAAACCTCCAAGCCGGGTCACAACAAAAGCACCTATCAATTCAAGCACCATGTTAAG ATGTCCCAAATCGGCTTAACCGAATCTGTGCGCGGCGACACCAAACGATTTGAAGTCTGGCTGCAAGGCCGTCAGGAAGTGCACACTCTACAAGCTGCCACGGTGGACATGAAAAACAAATGGGTAGCTGAGATTAAGCGTGTCTTGCTCAACCAATTGGAGGAGTTAAAGGGCGAGAAAATAAAGCAATATGGCCTGAATAATCGGGGACTAAGCCTACGACAGACAACATCATGGGACACACCCAACATTATTCTAGGCACACCAAGTCGAACGATTAGCTGTGATGCTTCATCCGAGTCCTCCAATCGCAATTCAAATTGCAGCAGCGAAGATAATGTGGTCGCAGGAGCTGCCTGTTCCAATTTTGTTAGTGGCCCAACTGACAAGGATCAGCAAGAAGTGTGTGGCTGGAGCTCAGACTATTCGAATAGCGAAGATGAGATATCATTGATTGAGGACAATAGCACCCCG